One window of Chryseobacterium indologenes genomic DNA carries:
- a CDS encoding TonB-dependent receptor, giving the protein MKKKIICAFALLSFGFAFSQETSSKIFGRLKGISSEVTVKVVHLPTNSTFETKSNSKGQFSLDNLQPGGPYKIEISDGSQVIYENPNLQLSLGNNDLPVVEVGSKEKTIDEVKITSKKTTAKYGVGISQAQISGLPNINRGIQDVTKLVPQSANNSFNGTNFRYNNVTIDGSINNDAIGFSPSLGGQTGTSGMPGSSTRSNSISLDAIQDVQVYIAPYDVKLGNFLGGSINAVTRSGSNDVTGSIYAYGRNAAITGRNRVGDNSKMPSDFEDFIYGGRVGLPIVRDKVFLFTNLEYTKRTDPVFYNANDPGALVNEQVAQQISDFVRNKYGFNVGSFNQYNNFSESSKLFNKLDWKINDKHSLSIKNNTVFSQASNLERDGANFRFSSMDFVQKNTASTTTLELKSRFNDKWSNNLVVGYSSIHDYRDPTSGNAMFPQVEIAYNGGTILLGNDREATVFNMKQKTFEITDNLTYKKGNHTFLLGTHNELYNIDYGFVNALNGRISYKSLNDFFNGTPARIRGTYPFNGDSRQTIFDNPYAQYKVNLLSLYLQDEINWGRVRLSPGVRVDYTDLPNKPQLSPLVSNSPQDPNSGNTYSYTPLSQLTNNYLNKPTLSPRLGFTIDLTENRSMVLRGGSGIFVGRIPFAWLGYAYYNDGVGFGSYDYNGPTAAQLAANGDPLNSANFPKWQNSSKVQVDLIDNNFKMPRVWRSSLAFDYTLAGYKLTLEGIYTKVLYDLKFQQVNKTDNVTYYSYDTNHEMPIYTTNINSNFSNAYLLSNTKEGYRYNLTAQLSKSYDFGFNLFVAYTYGDAKDITNGIRNSMESNWQMNQSLTPNDPKLTTSNFAIKNRVVANLGYAFNISETNRLYTNVYFNAQSGNPFSWGFVNSTIANTGQAAGLAYIFKDAAEASKYIVPIKDAAGNVVVTAQQQIADYENFVNNNDYLKSRRGKFTERNGDVTPWNIQADIRIMDEIKLSKKSKNNIQISLSIINFTNLLNKDWGKVYFVPNTFNSTASVGLTKVGNVATGQPSAGDPAYNFKTPGLPYTIDQFASRFQAQLGVRYNF; this is encoded by the coding sequence ATGAAGAAAAAAATCATCTGTGCTTTTGCTCTGTTATCGTTTGGGTTTGCATTTTCACAGGAAACCAGTTCTAAAATTTTTGGAAGATTAAAGGGAATTTCTTCCGAAGTTACCGTAAAGGTAGTTCATCTTCCTACCAATAGTACCTTTGAAACGAAAAGTAACAGCAAAGGACAGTTCAGTTTAGATAATCTTCAGCCGGGAGGACCTTATAAAATTGAAATATCTGATGGATCACAGGTTATTTATGAAAACCCGAATCTGCAGCTTTCTTTAGGGAATAACGACTTACCTGTAGTAGAAGTGGGAAGTAAAGAAAAGACAATTGATGAGGTGAAAATTACTTCTAAAAAGACCACCGCAAAATATGGGGTAGGAATCAGCCAGGCACAGATTTCAGGTCTGCCGAATATTAACAGAGGAATTCAGGATGTTACCAAACTGGTTCCCCAAAGTGCTAACAACTCTTTCAATGGGACCAATTTCCGTTATAATAACGTGACGATTGATGGATCTATCAATAATGATGCAATTGGATTCAGTCCTTCGTTAGGAGGGCAGACAGGTACTTCGGGAATGCCCGGAAGCAGTACCCGTTCCAATTCTATAAGTCTGGATGCTATTCAGGATGTGCAGGTGTATATTGCTCCTTATGATGTGAAGCTCGGAAATTTCCTTGGAGGAAGTATTAATGCGGTAACACGAAGTGGAAGTAACGATGTTACAGGATCAATCTATGCATACGGAAGAAATGCGGCAATTACCGGTAGAAACAGAGTAGGGGACAACTCCAAAATGCCGAGTGATTTTGAAGACTTTATCTATGGAGGAAGAGTAGGTTTGCCAATTGTGCGGGATAAAGTATTCTTATTTACCAATTTAGAATACACCAAAAGAACAGATCCTGTATTCTATAATGCCAATGATCCGGGAGCACTCGTAAATGAGCAGGTTGCCCAGCAGATTTCTGATTTTGTACGAAATAAATATGGTTTCAATGTTGGTAGCTTTAACCAATACAATAACTTTTCTGAAAGTTCTAAACTTTTCAACAAGTTAGATTGGAAAATTAATGATAAGCACTCCTTATCCATTAAAAATAATACAGTATTTTCACAGGCATCCAACCTGGAGAGAGATGGCGCGAATTTCAGATTTTCCAGTATGGATTTTGTTCAGAAAAATACAGCATCTACCACTACACTTGAATTAAAAAGCCGTTTTAATGATAAATGGAGCAATAATTTAGTAGTAGGATATTCTTCCATTCATGATTACAGGGATCCTACTTCCGGTAATGCGATGTTTCCACAGGTAGAAATTGCTTACAACGGAGGAACGATACTTTTGGGAAATGACAGAGAGGCTACTGTTTTCAATATGAAGCAGAAGACTTTTGAAATTACCGATAATCTTACTTATAAAAAAGGAAATCATACCTTCTTATTAGGAACGCACAATGAGTTATACAATATTGACTATGGTTTTGTAAATGCATTGAACGGAAGAATTTCCTATAAAAGCCTGAATGATTTTTTTAACGGTACTCCTGCAAGGATAAGAGGAACTTACCCTTTCAACGGAGACAGCAGACAAACAATTTTTGATAATCCTTATGCTCAATACAAAGTGAATTTGCTTTCCCTGTACCTTCAGGATGAAATTAACTGGGGAAGAGTGAGACTTTCACCGGGGGTAAGAGTAGACTATACAGACCTACCGAATAAACCACAATTAAGTCCATTGGTTAGCAACTCACCTCAGGATCCGAACTCGGGAAATACCTACAGTTACACTCCATTGAGCCAGCTTACCAACAATTACCTGAATAAACCTACATTATCTCCAAGACTTGGGTTTACGATTGATCTTACAGAGAATAGATCTATGGTACTAAGAGGTGGATCAGGAATCTTTGTAGGAAGAATTCCTTTTGCATGGTTAGGATATGCTTATTATAATGATGGAGTAGGTTTTGGAAGCTATGATTATAATGGACCAACAGCGGCACAGCTTGCTGCCAATGGAGATCCACTGAACAGTGCCAATTTCCCGAAATGGCAGAACTCTTCAAAAGTACAGGTAGACCTTATTGACAACAACTTTAAAATGCCAAGAGTTTGGAGAAGCTCCTTAGCATTCGATTATACCCTTGCAGGATATAAATTGACTTTAGAAGGGATCTATACAAAAGTGCTTTATGATCTGAAATTCCAGCAGGTGAATAAAACGGATAACGTAACGTATTACAGTTATGATACAAATCATGAGATGCCAATCTATACAACAAATATCAACAGTAATTTCTCTAATGCCTACCTTTTATCCAATACTAAAGAAGGATACCGTTACAACCTGACTGCACAGCTTTCAAAATCATACGACTTCGGTTTTAATTTATTTGTGGCTTATACTTATGGAGACGCTAAGGATATTACCAACGGTATCAGAAACTCTATGGAAAGTAACTGGCAGATGAATCAGTCTCTGACACCAAATGACCCGAAACTGACAACATCTAACTTTGCTATCAAAAACAGAGTCGTTGCGAATCTTGGATATGCCTTTAATATTTCTGAGACCAACAGATTATACACCAATGTATATTTCAATGCACAATCCGGAAATCCTTTTTCATGGGGATTTGTGAACAGCACGATTGCCAATACGGGGCAGGCAGCAGGACTTGCTTATATCTTTAAAGATGCTGCAGAAGCTTCCAAATATATAGTTCCTATAAAAGATGCTGCAGGAAATGTAGTGGTAACTGCTCAGCAACAGATTGCAGATTATGAAAATTTTGTCAACAATAATGACTATCTGAAGTCCAGAAGAGGAAAATTCACTGAAAGAAATGGTGATGTTACTCCGTGGAATATTCAGGCGGATATCAGAATCATGGATGAGATCAAACTGAGTAAGAAATCTAAGAATAATATACAAATCTCATTGAGCATCATCAATTTTACCAATTTGCTGAACAAAGATTGGGGGAAAGTATATTTTGTTCCTAATACTTTCAATTCTACAGCAAGTGTCGGTTTGACAAAGGTTGGAAATGTAGCAACAGGACAACCTTCTGCCGGAGACCCTGCATATAACTTCAAAACTCCGGGGCTACCTTATACTATTGATCAGTTTGCATCAAGATTCCAAGCTCAGCTGGGAGTTCGATACAATTTTTAA
- a CDS encoding DUF72 domain-containing protein, whose amino-acid sequence MKFGQVEDPSKIDFTLPKDHPKTKEMLALNKKGLENISIGCAKWNKTDLKGFYPKGTKDELTYYATQFNSIELNATFYGMPTPDQVKTWKEKTPENFKFFPKITNTVSHFRRLIDVTDPVTHFASAVMNFDEKLGMAFLQLHDNFKPKDYDRLEKFVKEWPKEVPLAIELRNTEWFTDEEILNTTCELFEAHKITNIIVDTAGRRDMLHMRLTTPNAFIRYVGANAESDYERLDDWLKHLTKWKKEGLQNLYFFVHQNIEKASPLLSAYFIKKLNEEWKTDIHIPQMATESTGTLF is encoded by the coding sequence ATGAAATTCGGACAAGTAGAAGACCCGTCAAAAATAGATTTCACATTACCAAAAGATCATCCTAAAACCAAAGAAATGCTGGCTCTTAACAAAAAAGGACTGGAAAATATTTCTATCGGATGTGCGAAATGGAATAAAACGGATCTTAAGGGATTTTATCCTAAAGGAACTAAAGATGAACTGACCTATTATGCGACTCAGTTTAATTCCATTGAACTGAATGCTACTTTCTACGGAATGCCAACTCCTGACCAGGTAAAAACATGGAAAGAAAAAACTCCTGAAAATTTTAAATTCTTCCCTAAGATCACCAATACGGTTTCTCATTTCAGAAGACTGATTGATGTGACTGATCCGGTGACTCATTTTGCTTCGGCAGTGATGAATTTTGATGAAAAACTGGGAATGGCTTTTCTTCAGCTTCATGATAATTTTAAGCCTAAAGATTATGACAGGCTGGAAAAATTTGTAAAAGAATGGCCTAAAGAAGTTCCTTTAGCCATAGAACTCAGAAATACGGAATGGTTTACTGATGAGGAAATCCTTAATACAACCTGCGAGCTCTTTGAAGCTCATAAAATCACCAACATCATCGTAGATACTGCCGGAAGAAGAGATATGCTTCATATGCGCCTTACTACGCCTAATGCATTTATCCGTTACGTAGGAGCCAATGCCGAAAGTGACTATGAAAGATTGGATGACTGGTTGAAACATCTTACTAAATGGAAGAAAGAAGGTCTGCAGAATCTCTACTTTTTCGTCCACCAGAATATTGAAAAAGCATCACCTCTATTATCCGCATATTTTATCAAGAAGCTGAATGAAGAATGGAAAACTGATATTCATATTCCACAAATGGCCACGGAAAGCACAGGTACATTATTTTAG